A single Primulina eburnea isolate SZY01 chromosome 11, ASM2296580v1, whole genome shotgun sequence DNA region contains:
- the LOC140805141 gene encoding uncharacterized protein isoform X1, translated as MPPEPFPWDRRGFRKHEKSGTDPRFGGAYGAGWPLRWRDQHHPDGSPPYRRQHYQQQQPRWHPDFRSDPLPPGHGKQAGWHMHHDEVGQGFLPYGSRFSDRNLDEENFRPYGLGSDGVRHLRNFRDNRGSFSQKYWRATSWEHAASSDGPGRSAENNEQRFIENAQAHNNYGANNINESNLSHPTPDEVTSEKPDSIAKEQPDKDDGNVDVLVSTGKYDKETRLGSINWKPLKWSRSGSLSSRGSSLSRSSSSKSMGVDPTETAADFLQKKVTSVQSGAGAADLRIFAAASSEEPISRKKPRLGWGEGLAKYEKKKVDGPEDDAIKNSMVIRFNNIEETVKAHTINMLEKSQRVADLEDCTSPASPSSIACSSSTGIEDKETIDGAKTDLGASNFSCSPSTVSRTPFDGPTFNLENLELSSISCVSSFVSELLQSGDESSGNTYYVGTNKLFLWKSDISKALEITESEIDSLETELKSLTSERRSCCPLPDVSSLQPQEIHLKHFEEQVTDSNFAFRLGPLHLVSSECTIVENAPIATEAEHVRLQVENNDNTRCASSKCVEVSTSADANSSSDLVENYLDNYLYDGKNVGCADYDELIVTKSCPDLAGTCDMHCDIPDIYDSILASNKDSANVTSEALSKLVPSENNIFNFGMGSSASCLQGDLTVIKKNFLKRKRFLRFKEKVLTLKYKLFHHLWLQGRLVSVRKLRALSHKKSDLIGHKKYRFSCDRISAAAGNSQTVLAEDMIDFVSGLLSESSFKPYRNTLKMPAIILDKKEMQMSRFISNNGLVEDPRALETERSMINIWTSEERDIFIDKLATFGKDFRKIASFLDHKTTAECVEFYYKNHKSDCFEKAIKKSDIFKCSKPQSTIYLVASRKRWGHEVAAASLDVLGAASAIVANAHIGAEIHQKCTPRFSLGASNAHKAPRSYDSPFQRLNSPDLCDNEREAVAADVLAGICGSMSSEAVSSCIPSSVNPVDGYQDWRCQRVGFSMKRPSTPEVTLSVDDECSDESGGELDFTDWSDMEKSIFIRSLSSYGRDFDIISQCVRTRSRDQCKVFFSKARKCLGLDLIQPGQGNAVSGDANGGGSDMEDASAVETGPVLCTEGSDCKMEDYLLPSDMKSRNEYDIIESKRHLKLDSKRCEDNNWLASRDPTDTDSVSKNSLMGNCQLNNHVMDFNVDIVRQNGANGVCVSVQELSTMDVFSDEETVQKIEEVVDLGLRNESSEGEKAAPENCTEKTCVDPRDQNSHTASLRSSTLFSVPIRYQKLSNHNALSAVGVDWVDGKHPQKIVSTDDCQQQLSGHTCSNPCQFLTGSPVPGPIVNGEINGSVICKKPIPHQNFPHGNLQSAHRAKFSLQKCRSSSRNHSHDVEALHPLQRQRVGQSRTQSSYSSNVEKPFRNGDVKLFGKILTSSEQKSNCSRQRIDDNGGQHHKSNGPTLNLKFSGLQVRNRMQTGLPPVTDSSLLLTKYPSAFSNYAMPAAKVEQPPLQRLVKSSDLSFNCVSVFPSRDLCNSNGLTDHLKSREARPFSTDMMNPQDIFITGMQRRNILNVISGVQQQSRGLVGIDVGRGVLVGGQCSAVSDPVAAIKMHYAKTEQFSLQSGNTMKEHVEKKRGIGR; from the exons GTCATGGAAAACAAGCTGGGTGGCACATGCATCATGATGAGGTTGGTCAGGGATTTCTTCCCTATGGCTCTCGATTCAGTGACAGGAACTTAGATGAAGAGAATTTTCGGCCTTACGGTCTGGGCAGTGATGGGGTTAGGCATCTCCGAAATTTCAGAGATAATAGGGGGTCCTTTAGCCAAAAATACTGGAGAGCGACCTCTTGGGAACATGCTGCATCCTCGGACGGTCCTGGAAGAAGCGCCGAGAATAATGAACAGAGGTTTATAGAGAATGCTCAAGCTCACAATAATTACGGTGCAAACAACATAAACGAGAGCAACTTATCTCATCCCACTCCTGATGAAGTCACTTCAGAAAAACCTGATTCTATCGCAAAAGAACAGCCAGATAAGGATGATGGCAACGTGGACGTGTTGGTGAGTACAGGGAAATATGACAAAGAAACGCGCTTGGGGTCAATAAATTGGAAGCCTCTGAAATGGTCAAGGTCAGGGAGCTTATCATCAAGGGGCTCTAGTCTCAGCCGCTCAAGTAGCTCAAAGAGTATGGGAGTGGACCCTACTGAGACGGCTGCTGACTTTCTGCAAAAGAAAGTGACATCAGTGCAGTCTGGTGCTGGTGCTGCTGATTTGAGGATATTTGCTGCAGCATCCTCCGAGGAACCTATTTCCAGGAAGAAGCCACGTCTTGGCTGGGGAGAGGGACTGGCAAAGTATGAAAAGAAGAAAGTCGATGGCCCTGAAGATGATGCAATAAAAAATTCCATGGTCATCAGATTCAATAATATAGAAGAAACGGTGAAAGCTCATACCATAAACATGCTTGAAAAGAGTCAAAGAGTTGCAGATTTGGAAGATTGTACCTCACCCGCATCTCCGTCTTCGATTGCTTGTAGTTCTTCCACAG GTATTGAAGATAAAGAAACCATCGATGGTGCAAAAACTGACCTTGGAGCATCTAATTTCAGCTGTTCACCCAGTACTGTGTCCCGGACTCCCTTTGATGGACCAACATTTAACTTGGAAAACCTGGAACTTTCATCAATATCTTGTGTGAGCTCTTTTGTTAGTGAATTGTTACAATCTGGTGATGAAAGTTCTGGGAATACTTATTATGTGGGAACCAACAAGTTGTTCTTGTGGAAGAGTGACATATCAAAAGCACTTGAAATTACAGAATCTGAGATAGATTCGCTGGAAACTGAACTGAAGTCATTGACATCAGAACGTAGAAGTTGCTGCCCTCTTCCAGATGTGTCCAGCTTGCAACCACAAGAGATCCACTTGAAACATTTTGAGGAGCAAGTTACCGATTCCAATTTTGCTTTCAGGCTTGGTCCTTTGCACCTTGTCTCATCTGAATGTACGATTGTTGAAAACGCACCTATTGCAACCGAAGCTGAGCACGTGAGGTTGCAAGTAGAGAACAACGATAACACAAGATGTGCTTCCTCAAAATGTGTTGAGGTGTCAACTTCTGCAGATGCCAACAGTTCTAGTGACTTGGTCGAAAACTATCTAGACAATTATTTGTATGACGGGAAGAATGTTGGCTGTGCTGATTATGACGAGCTGATTGTAACCAAAAGTTGTCCAGATCTTGCTGGGACCTGTGATATGCATTGTGATATACCGGATATTTATGACTCAATATTGGCTTCCAATAAAGATTCTGCAAATGTGACTTCTGAGGCTTTAAGTAAGTTAGTACCTTCCGAAAATAATATCTTCAATTTTGGAATGGGTTCTAGTGCTTCTTGCTTGCAAGGAGATCTCACAGTTATCAAAAAGAACTTTTTAAAGAGGAAGCGATTTCTAAGGTTCAAGGAGAAGGTTCTCACTCTTAAGTACAAGTTATTTCATCATTTATGGTTGCAAGGTCGACTAGTTTCTGTGAGGAAACTTCGAGCGTTGTCTCATAAGAAGTCAGATCTAATTGGGCATAAAAAGTATCGCTTCAGTTGTGATCGGATTTCTGCAGCTG CTGGGAACTCTCAAACAGTCTTGGCAGAAGATATGATTGATTTTGTTAGCGGGCTGCTTTCAGAGTCCTCGTTTAAACCATACAGAAATACTTTGAAGATGCCTGCTATAATTTTGGACAAAAAGGAGATGCAGATGTCAAGGTTTATTTCAAATAATGGTCTGGTGGAAGATCCTCGTGCTCTTGAAACAGAAAGGTCTATGATCAATATCTGGACTTCTGAAGAGAGGGATATCTTCATAGATAAGCTTGCTACCTTTGGCAAAGATTTCAGGAAGATTGCATCCTTTCTAGATCATAAAACAACAGCAGAGTGTGTTGAGTTTTACTACAAGAATCACAAGTCGGACTGCTTTGAGAAAGCTATAAAGAAGTCTGACATTTTTAAATGTAGTAAGCCCCAATCGACTATATACCTGGTTGCATCGCGTAAAAGATGGGGCCATGAGGTTGCTGCAGCTTCCCTTGATGTTCTGGGTGCAGCATCAGCTATTGTGGCTAATGCCCATATAGGCGCAGAGATTCACCAGAAATGCACACCTAGGTTTTCTTTAGGTGCATCCAACGCTCACAAAGCACCAAGATCATATGATAGTCCTTTTCAGAGGTTAAACAGTCCAGATCTATGCGACAATGAGAGAGAGGCTGTAGCTGCTGATGTGTTGGCTGGTATTTGTGGTTCAATGTCGTCCGAGGCTGTGAGTTCTTGCATCCCGAGTTCAGTTAATCCTGTGGATGGATATCAGGATTGGAGGTGTCAGAGAGTTGGGTTTTCTATGAAGCGTCCGTCAACCCCTGAAGTTACATTGAGTGTTGATGACGAGTGTTCAGATGAGAGCGGTGGGGAGCTGGATTTTACTGATTGGAGTGATATGGAGAAATCAATCTTCATTCGATCCCTGTCATCTTATGGCAGAGATTTCGATATTATCTCACAATGTGTCAGAACAAGATCCAGGGACCAATGTAAGGTTTTCTTTAGCAAAGCTAGGAAGTGCCTTGGGTTGGATCTGATTCAACCTGGACAAGGTAATGCAGTCTCTGGGGATGCTAATGGAGGTGGTAGTGACATGGAAGATGCTAGTGCTGTGGAGACTGGGCCCGTTCTTTGCACTGAGGGATCAGATTGCAAGATGGAAGATTATCTTCTGCCATCTGACATGAAGTCAAGGAATGAGTACGATATAATAGAAAGCAAACGGCATTTGAAGCTTGATTCAAAGAGATGTGAGGACAATAATTGGCTAGCTTCTCGTGATCCCACGGATACTGATTCTGTTTCAAAGAATTCGTTGATGGGTAATTGTCAACTCAATAATCATGTTATGGACTTCAATGTGGATATCGTTAGACAGAATGGTGCAAATGGTGTGTGCGTATCTGTGCAGGAACTCAGTACCATGGATGTGTTCTCTGATGAGGAAACTGTACAAAAGATTGAGGAGGTGGTTGATCTTGGCCTGCGAAATGAATCAAGTGAAGGTGAGAAAGCTGCACCTGAAAACTGTACTGAAAAAACTTGTGTCGATCCACGGGACCAGAATAGCCATACAGCATCCTTGAGGTCCTCTACACTGTTCTCTGTTCCAATTAGATATCAGAAACTTTCAAATCATAATGCTTTATCAGCTGTTGGTGTTGATTGGGTTGATGGCAAGCATCCTCAGAAAATTGTTAGTACAGATGATTGTCAGCAGCAATTATCTGGTCACACATGTTCAAATCCTTGTCAGTTCCTAACAGGGTCCCCGGTTCCTGGGCCCATAGTGAATGGGGAGATAAACGGGTCTGTTATTTGCAAAAAACCAATTCCGCATCAAAATTTCCCTCATGGAAATTTGCAGTCTGCCCATCGTGCAAAGTTCTCTCTTCAGAAGTGTAGGAGCAGCTCAAGGAATCATTCCCATGATGTCGAGGCTTTGCATCCATTGCAACGACAGAGGGTTGGTCAATCTAGAACCCAATCCAGTTATTCATCTAACGTGGAAAAACCTTTTAGGAATGGTGATGTAAAATTGTTTGGTAAAATCTTAACATCCTCTGAGCAGAAATCAAATTGTAGCAGACAACGAATTGATGACAATGGTGGTCAGCATCATAAATCCAATGGCCCGACTCTGAACCTAAAATTCAGTGGTCTACAGGTCAG GAACAGGATGCAGACTGGACTTCCTCCTGTGACCGACTCTTCACTCTTGTTGACCAAGTATCCCTCAGCATTTAGTAATTATGCTATGCCTGCAGCAAAAGTCGAGCAGCCACCACTTCAGAGACTCGTGAAGAGCAGTGACCTCTCTTTCAACTGTGTTTCAGTTTTTCCTAGTAGAGATCTATGCAACAGCAATGGATTGACAGACCATCTAAAGAGTCGAGAGGCGCGGCCTTTTTCCACAGATATGATGAACCCACAAGATATATTTATCACTGGCATGCAAAGAAGGAATATATTGAATGTCATTTCGGGAGTCCAACAGCAATCAAGAGGGCTTGTTGGAATTGATGTTGGAAGAGGAGTACTTGTTGGAGGCCAGTGTTCTGCTGTCTCAGATCCCGTTGCTGCCATCAAAATGCACTATGCTAAAACTGAGCAATTTAGTTTGCAGTCGGGGAACACAATGAAAGAGCACGTGGAGAAGAAAAGGGGCATAGGCAGGTAG
- the LOC140805141 gene encoding uncharacterized protein isoform X2 translates to MPPEPFPWDRRGFRKHEKSGTDPRFGGAYGAGWPLRWRDQHHPDGSPPYRRQHYQQQQPRWHPDFRSDPLPPGHGKQAGWHMHHDEVGQGFLPYGSRFSDRNLDEENFRPYGLGSDGVRHLRNFRDNRGSFSQKYWRATSWEHAASSDGPGRSAENNEQRFIENAQAHNNYGANNINESNLSHPTPDEVTSEKPDSIAKEQPDKDDGNVDVLVSTGKYDKETRLGSINWKPLKWSRSGSLSSRGSSLSRSSSSKSMGVDPTETAADFLQKKVTSVQSGAGAADLRIFAAASSEEPISRKKPRLGWGEGLAKYEKKKVDGPEDDAIKNSMVIRFNNIEETVKAHTINMLEKSQRVADLEDCTSPASPSSIACSSSTGIEDKETIDGAKTDLGASNFSCSPSTVSRTPFDGPTFNLENLELSSISCVSSFVSELLQSGDESSGNTYYVGTNKLFLWKSDISKALEITESEIDSLETELKSLTSERRSCCPLPDVSSLQPQEIHLKHFEEQVTDSNFAFRLGPLHLVSSECTIVENAPIATEAEHVRLQVENNDNTRCASSKCVEVSTSADANSSSDLVENYLDNYLYDGKNVGCADYDELIVTKSCPDLAGTCDMHCDIPDIYDSILASNKDSANVTSEALSKLVPSENNIFNFGMGSSASCLQGDLTVIKKNFLKRKRFLRFKEKVLTLKYKLFHHLWLQGRLVSVRKLRALSHKKSDLIGHKKYRFSCDRISAAAGNSQTVLAEDMIDFVSGLLSESSFKPYRNTLKMPAIILDKKEMQMSRFISNNGLVEDPRALETERSMINIWTSEERDIFIDKLATFGKDFRKIASFLDHKTTAECVEFYYKNHKSDCFEKAIKKSDIFKCSKPQSTIYLVASRKRWGHEVAAASLDVLGAASAIVANAHIGAEIHQKCTPRFSLGASNAHKAPRSYDSPFQRLNSPDLCDNEREAVAADVLAGICGSMSSEAVSSCIPSSVNPVDGYQDWRCQRVGFSMKRPSTPEVTLSVDDECSDESGGELDFTDWSDMEKSIFIRSLSSYGRDFDIISQCVRTRSRDQCKVFFSKARKCLGLDLIQPGQGNAVSGDANGGGSDMEDASAVETGPVLCTEGSDCKMEDYLLPSDMKSRNEYDIIESKRHLKLDSKRCEDNNWLASRDPTDTDSVSKNSLMGNCQLNNHVMDFNVDIVRQNGANGVCVSVQELSTMDVFSDEETVQKIEEVVDLGLRNESSEGEKAAPENCTEKTCVDPRDQNSHTASLRSSTLFSVPIRYQKLSNHNALSAVGVDWVDGKHPQKIVSTDDCQQQLSGHTCSNPCQFLTGSPVPGPIVNGEINGSVICKKPIPHQNFPHGNLQSAHRAKFSLQKCRSSSRNHSHDVEALHPLQRQRVGQSRTQSSYSSNVEKPFRNGDVKLFGKILTSSEQKSNCSRQRIDDNGGQHHKSNGPTLNLKFSGLQVRMQTGLPPVTDSSLLLTKYPSAFSNYAMPAAKVEQPPLQRLVKSSDLSFNCVSVFPSRDLCNSNGLTDHLKSREARPFSTDMMNPQDIFITGMQRRNILNVISGVQQQSRGLVGIDVGRGVLVGGQCSAVSDPVAAIKMHYAKTEQFSLQSGNTMKEHVEKKRGIGR, encoded by the exons GTCATGGAAAACAAGCTGGGTGGCACATGCATCATGATGAGGTTGGTCAGGGATTTCTTCCCTATGGCTCTCGATTCAGTGACAGGAACTTAGATGAAGAGAATTTTCGGCCTTACGGTCTGGGCAGTGATGGGGTTAGGCATCTCCGAAATTTCAGAGATAATAGGGGGTCCTTTAGCCAAAAATACTGGAGAGCGACCTCTTGGGAACATGCTGCATCCTCGGACGGTCCTGGAAGAAGCGCCGAGAATAATGAACAGAGGTTTATAGAGAATGCTCAAGCTCACAATAATTACGGTGCAAACAACATAAACGAGAGCAACTTATCTCATCCCACTCCTGATGAAGTCACTTCAGAAAAACCTGATTCTATCGCAAAAGAACAGCCAGATAAGGATGATGGCAACGTGGACGTGTTGGTGAGTACAGGGAAATATGACAAAGAAACGCGCTTGGGGTCAATAAATTGGAAGCCTCTGAAATGGTCAAGGTCAGGGAGCTTATCATCAAGGGGCTCTAGTCTCAGCCGCTCAAGTAGCTCAAAGAGTATGGGAGTGGACCCTACTGAGACGGCTGCTGACTTTCTGCAAAAGAAAGTGACATCAGTGCAGTCTGGTGCTGGTGCTGCTGATTTGAGGATATTTGCTGCAGCATCCTCCGAGGAACCTATTTCCAGGAAGAAGCCACGTCTTGGCTGGGGAGAGGGACTGGCAAAGTATGAAAAGAAGAAAGTCGATGGCCCTGAAGATGATGCAATAAAAAATTCCATGGTCATCAGATTCAATAATATAGAAGAAACGGTGAAAGCTCATACCATAAACATGCTTGAAAAGAGTCAAAGAGTTGCAGATTTGGAAGATTGTACCTCACCCGCATCTCCGTCTTCGATTGCTTGTAGTTCTTCCACAG GTATTGAAGATAAAGAAACCATCGATGGTGCAAAAACTGACCTTGGAGCATCTAATTTCAGCTGTTCACCCAGTACTGTGTCCCGGACTCCCTTTGATGGACCAACATTTAACTTGGAAAACCTGGAACTTTCATCAATATCTTGTGTGAGCTCTTTTGTTAGTGAATTGTTACAATCTGGTGATGAAAGTTCTGGGAATACTTATTATGTGGGAACCAACAAGTTGTTCTTGTGGAAGAGTGACATATCAAAAGCACTTGAAATTACAGAATCTGAGATAGATTCGCTGGAAACTGAACTGAAGTCATTGACATCAGAACGTAGAAGTTGCTGCCCTCTTCCAGATGTGTCCAGCTTGCAACCACAAGAGATCCACTTGAAACATTTTGAGGAGCAAGTTACCGATTCCAATTTTGCTTTCAGGCTTGGTCCTTTGCACCTTGTCTCATCTGAATGTACGATTGTTGAAAACGCACCTATTGCAACCGAAGCTGAGCACGTGAGGTTGCAAGTAGAGAACAACGATAACACAAGATGTGCTTCCTCAAAATGTGTTGAGGTGTCAACTTCTGCAGATGCCAACAGTTCTAGTGACTTGGTCGAAAACTATCTAGACAATTATTTGTATGACGGGAAGAATGTTGGCTGTGCTGATTATGACGAGCTGATTGTAACCAAAAGTTGTCCAGATCTTGCTGGGACCTGTGATATGCATTGTGATATACCGGATATTTATGACTCAATATTGGCTTCCAATAAAGATTCTGCAAATGTGACTTCTGAGGCTTTAAGTAAGTTAGTACCTTCCGAAAATAATATCTTCAATTTTGGAATGGGTTCTAGTGCTTCTTGCTTGCAAGGAGATCTCACAGTTATCAAAAAGAACTTTTTAAAGAGGAAGCGATTTCTAAGGTTCAAGGAGAAGGTTCTCACTCTTAAGTACAAGTTATTTCATCATTTATGGTTGCAAGGTCGACTAGTTTCTGTGAGGAAACTTCGAGCGTTGTCTCATAAGAAGTCAGATCTAATTGGGCATAAAAAGTATCGCTTCAGTTGTGATCGGATTTCTGCAGCTG CTGGGAACTCTCAAACAGTCTTGGCAGAAGATATGATTGATTTTGTTAGCGGGCTGCTTTCAGAGTCCTCGTTTAAACCATACAGAAATACTTTGAAGATGCCTGCTATAATTTTGGACAAAAAGGAGATGCAGATGTCAAGGTTTATTTCAAATAATGGTCTGGTGGAAGATCCTCGTGCTCTTGAAACAGAAAGGTCTATGATCAATATCTGGACTTCTGAAGAGAGGGATATCTTCATAGATAAGCTTGCTACCTTTGGCAAAGATTTCAGGAAGATTGCATCCTTTCTAGATCATAAAACAACAGCAGAGTGTGTTGAGTTTTACTACAAGAATCACAAGTCGGACTGCTTTGAGAAAGCTATAAAGAAGTCTGACATTTTTAAATGTAGTAAGCCCCAATCGACTATATACCTGGTTGCATCGCGTAAAAGATGGGGCCATGAGGTTGCTGCAGCTTCCCTTGATGTTCTGGGTGCAGCATCAGCTATTGTGGCTAATGCCCATATAGGCGCAGAGATTCACCAGAAATGCACACCTAGGTTTTCTTTAGGTGCATCCAACGCTCACAAAGCACCAAGATCATATGATAGTCCTTTTCAGAGGTTAAACAGTCCAGATCTATGCGACAATGAGAGAGAGGCTGTAGCTGCTGATGTGTTGGCTGGTATTTGTGGTTCAATGTCGTCCGAGGCTGTGAGTTCTTGCATCCCGAGTTCAGTTAATCCTGTGGATGGATATCAGGATTGGAGGTGTCAGAGAGTTGGGTTTTCTATGAAGCGTCCGTCAACCCCTGAAGTTACATTGAGTGTTGATGACGAGTGTTCAGATGAGAGCGGTGGGGAGCTGGATTTTACTGATTGGAGTGATATGGAGAAATCAATCTTCATTCGATCCCTGTCATCTTATGGCAGAGATTTCGATATTATCTCACAATGTGTCAGAACAAGATCCAGGGACCAATGTAAGGTTTTCTTTAGCAAAGCTAGGAAGTGCCTTGGGTTGGATCTGATTCAACCTGGACAAGGTAATGCAGTCTCTGGGGATGCTAATGGAGGTGGTAGTGACATGGAAGATGCTAGTGCTGTGGAGACTGGGCCCGTTCTTTGCACTGAGGGATCAGATTGCAAGATGGAAGATTATCTTCTGCCATCTGACATGAAGTCAAGGAATGAGTACGATATAATAGAAAGCAAACGGCATTTGAAGCTTGATTCAAAGAGATGTGAGGACAATAATTGGCTAGCTTCTCGTGATCCCACGGATACTGATTCTGTTTCAAAGAATTCGTTGATGGGTAATTGTCAACTCAATAATCATGTTATGGACTTCAATGTGGATATCGTTAGACAGAATGGTGCAAATGGTGTGTGCGTATCTGTGCAGGAACTCAGTACCATGGATGTGTTCTCTGATGAGGAAACTGTACAAAAGATTGAGGAGGTGGTTGATCTTGGCCTGCGAAATGAATCAAGTGAAGGTGAGAAAGCTGCACCTGAAAACTGTACTGAAAAAACTTGTGTCGATCCACGGGACCAGAATAGCCATACAGCATCCTTGAGGTCCTCTACACTGTTCTCTGTTCCAATTAGATATCAGAAACTTTCAAATCATAATGCTTTATCAGCTGTTGGTGTTGATTGGGTTGATGGCAAGCATCCTCAGAAAATTGTTAGTACAGATGATTGTCAGCAGCAATTATCTGGTCACACATGTTCAAATCCTTGTCAGTTCCTAACAGGGTCCCCGGTTCCTGGGCCCATAGTGAATGGGGAGATAAACGGGTCTGTTATTTGCAAAAAACCAATTCCGCATCAAAATTTCCCTCATGGAAATTTGCAGTCTGCCCATCGTGCAAAGTTCTCTCTTCAGAAGTGTAGGAGCAGCTCAAGGAATCATTCCCATGATGTCGAGGCTTTGCATCCATTGCAACGACAGAGGGTTGGTCAATCTAGAACCCAATCCAGTTATTCATCTAACGTGGAAAAACCTTTTAGGAATGGTGATGTAAAATTGTTTGGTAAAATCTTAACATCCTCTGAGCAGAAATCAAATTGTAGCAGACAACGAATTGATGACAATGGTGGTCAGCATCATAAATCCAATGGCCCGACTCTGAACCTAAAATTCAGTGGTCTACAGGTCAG GATGCAGACTGGACTTCCTCCTGTGACCGACTCTTCACTCTTGTTGACCAAGTATCCCTCAGCATTTAGTAATTATGCTATGCCTGCAGCAAAAGTCGAGCAGCCACCACTTCAGAGACTCGTGAAGAGCAGTGACCTCTCTTTCAACTGTGTTTCAGTTTTTCCTAGTAGAGATCTATGCAACAGCAATGGATTGACAGACCATCTAAAGAGTCGAGAGGCGCGGCCTTTTTCCACAGATATGATGAACCCACAAGATATATTTATCACTGGCATGCAAAGAAGGAATATATTGAATGTCATTTCGGGAGTCCAACAGCAATCAAGAGGGCTTGTTGGAATTGATGTTGGAAGAGGAGTACTTGTTGGAGGCCAGTGTTCTGCTGTCTCAGATCCCGTTGCTGCCATCAAAATGCACTATGCTAAAACTGAGCAATTTAGTTTGCAGTCGGGGAACACAATGAAAGAGCACGTGGAGAAGAAAAGGGGCATAGGCAGGTAG